In uncultured Methanobacterium sp., a genomic segment contains:
- a CDS encoding inorganic diphosphatase: protein MNLWKDIPTGPSVPQVVYAVIEIPKGSRNKYEYDKDKEAFALDRVLYSPIHYPAEYGIIPKTLWDDGDPMDILVVMEQPTFPGCVIETRIIGVMKMIDGGESDDKILGVPVNDPKFKDVQDISDMPKPFLDEISHFFTEYKRLEKKTTEVLGWENAEKAFQALEHSMELYKKM, encoded by the coding sequence ATGAATTTATGGAAAGACATACCCACCGGACCATCAGTCCCACAAGTAGTTTATGCAGTAATTGAAATCCCAAAAGGATCACGGAATAAATACGAATACGACAAGGATAAAGAGGCATTTGCACTGGACAGGGTGTTATATTCACCAATACACTACCCTGCAGAATACGGGATTATCCCCAAAACTCTCTGGGATGACGGAGATCCAATGGATATCCTGGTGGTTATGGAACAACCCACATTCCCAGGATGTGTTATAGAAACCCGGATAATTGGTGTAATGAAAATGATCGATGGTGGAGAAAGTGATGATAAGATATTGGGAGTACCAGTGAACGACCCCAAATTTAAAGATGTTCAGGATATTTCTGATATGCCCAAACCATTTTTAGATGAAATTTCACACTTTTTCACAGAATACAAAAGACTAGAAAAGAAAACAACGGAAGTTTTAGGATGGGAAAATGCTGAAAAAGCATTTCAAGCTTTAGAACATTCTATGGAATTGTACAAGAAGATGTAA